In one Carassius carassius chromosome 48, fCarCar2.1, whole genome shotgun sequence genomic region, the following are encoded:
- the LOC132131547 gene encoding zona pellucida sperm-binding protein 3-like produces the protein MGLLQCVLVLVVLVVFDLKNAFGSLSSSQSPKSKKHQSYPASRVPVSSQVLGNTLQKASPFQSLDYRGFAQEPLGLQEKQVLQGPVKPLDWRFPVVPEVPSEMAVDFHLRQPVTPSSVAIQCGENRIHVEVQQDLFSNGELIQPSGLTLGGCPVVGLVPGSKVLFFENELQDCNSVLMMTKDELVYTFALTYTPEAFAGTPITRAGGAVIGVQCHYQRFQNVSSSALKPTWVPYASTEAGEEVLVFSLKLMTDDWSYERPSNSYFLGDVINVEASVKVYNHVPLRVFVDSCVATQVPDVNALLRYLFIENHGCLVDAKVTASSSRFMPRSQEDKIRFQLEAFMFQGGSSPSIYMTCVLKATLASAPSDALHKSCSFANGWLAADGNNQVCGCCDSTCGPDGGTAASPFGGLQWEGKASLGPVVVQEHKKTLAGLQ, from the exons atgggtcttttgcaatgtgtgttagtgctggttgtgcttgtggtgtttgatctgaagaatgcttttgGAAGTTTGAGTTCCAGTCAAAGTCCAAAAAGCAAGAAGCATCAATCGTATCCAGCTTCCAGAGTGCCTGTTTCTTCTCAAGTGCTCGGGAACACTTTGCAGAAGGCCTCTCCGTTTCAGAGTCTCGACTACAGAGGATTTGCACAagagcctcttggtcttcaggagaagcaggtgttgcagggtccagtgaagcctttggactggaggttccccgttgttccagaagtgccgagtgagatggcggtggatttccatttgaggcaacctgtgacccccagtagtgtagctattcaatgcggtgagaaccggattcatgtggaggtacagcaggacttgtttagcaatggtgaactgatccagccatctggtctgACTCTGGGAGGATGTCCTGTTGTCGGCTTGGTCCCAGGCTCTAAGGTGCTCTTCTTTGAGAATgaactgcaggactgcaacagtgTCTTGATG atgaccaaggatgagcttgtctacacctttgcccttacctacactcctgaggcgtttgctggcactccgattacccgtgcaggtggtgcagttattggAGTTCAATGCCACTATCAAAG gtttcaaaatgtcagcagtagtgccttgaagccaacttgggtcccttatgcctcaacggaggctggtgaagaagtcttggtgttctccctgaagctcatgactg atgactggtcctatgagaggccttcaaactcttacttcctgggtgacgttattaatgttgaggcatctgtgaaggtatacaaccacgtccctctgcgtgtgtttgtggacagctgtgtggccacccaagtacctgatgtgaacgcccttctgagatatttgttcattgagaatcatgg atgtcttgtggatgccaaggtcaccgcttccagctcgcgcttcatgcctcgatcccaggaagacaaaatccggttccagctggaggccttcatgttccaggggggatccagtccttct atctacatgacgtgtgttctgaaggccactcttgcttctgcacctagtgacgcgctccacaaatcctgttcctttgccaatgg gtggcttgctgctgatgggaacaaccaggtttgtggttgctgtgactcaacatgtggtcctgatggtggaactgctgcttctccttttggag gccttcagtgggaagggaaggcctcgctcggtcctgtagtggttcaagagcacaagaagactttagctggtcttcaataa
- the LOC132131794 gene encoding zona pellucida sperm-binding protein 4-like, translating into MAGSWCLAQILVVCAFCHAVPQWSKSLQDALMIQQTDQQFQLQKPVQQLTNQQFPPRKPVQQLTNQQFPLQKPVPQLPTPQFPLQKPVQQLTNQQFPLQKPVPQQPKPQFPLQKPVPQQPKLQFPLQKPVPQQPKPQFPLQKPVPQQPKLQFPLQKPVPQQPKPQFPIQKPVKQQFQKPVVQAEPLDKCAVADSEQIQCGLPGISGAECEAINCCFNGQQCFYGRAVTVQCIRDGQFVVVVSRDVTLPRLSLDSVHLLGGNDPPCAPVGSTPSFAIYQFPVTACGTSVMEDGGYVVYENRMTSSYEVGIGPYGSITRDSHFEFLFQCRYSGTSVEALVVEVNSVPPPPPVAAPGPLRVELRLANGQCVTKGCAEGDEAYTSYYSDADYPITKVLREPVYVEVHIMERTDPNIVLMLGRCWTTSTPSPLSLPQWDLLIDGCPYQDDRYLTTLVPVTGSSGLQFPTHYKRFAVKMFTFVDPASLAALQETIFIHCSTEVCHPSSGSCEQSCTRKRRDTRIKAVSGEQTVVSSGEVTLVM; encoded by the exons atggctggaagttggtgtttggctcagattttggtggtctgtgctttctgccatgctgttccacagtggagtaaatcgcttcaggatgctctgatgatccagcaaactgaccagcagtttcagctccagaagccagttcaacagctaactaaccagcagtttccgcctcggaaaccagttcaacagctaactaaccagcaatttccgctccaaaagcctgttccacaactacctacaccgcagtttccgcttcagaagccagttcaacagctaactaaccagcaatttccgcttcagaagccagttccacaacaacctaagccgcagtttccgcttcagaagccagttccacaacaacctaagctgcagtttccgcttcagaagccagttccacaacaacctaagccgcagtttccgcttcagaagccagttccacaacaacctaagctgcagtttccgcttcagaagccagttccacaacaacctaagccgcagtttccgattcagaagccagttaaacagcagtttcagaagccagtagtgcaggcagagccccttgataaatgtgctgtagctgattctgagcagatccaatgtggtctacctgggatcagtggtgctgagtgtgaagctatcaactgctgctttaacggacagcagtgtttctatgggagGGCAG tgactgtccagtgtattagagatggtcagtttgtggtagtggtgtctcGAGACGTTACCttgcctcgactgagtctggattcggttcatctactgggtggaaacgacccaccttgtgctcctgtggggtctacaccttcctttgctatataccagttccctgtgaccgcatgtggcacgagcgtgatg gaggacggtggatatgtggtgtatgaaaacagaatgacctcatcgtatgaagtggggattggaccatatggttccatcacaagggacagtcattttga gtttctcttccagtgtagatattcgggaacttccgtggaagctctggttgtggaggtcaactctgttcctccacctccaccagtagctgctcctggacctctcagggtggagctcagactggccaatggccaatgtgtcaccaaaggctgtgctgaag gggatgaggcctacacgtcctactacagtgacgctgattatcccatcacaaaagtcctgcgagagcctgtgtatgttgaggtgcacattatggagaggactgaccccaacattgtcctgatgctgggacgttgttggactacttcaacccccagtccactcagtctcccccagtgggaccttctgatcgacgg atgcccttaccaggacgaccgctatctgaccacactggttccagtgactggatcgtctggtcttcagttcccaacccactacaagcgctttgctgtgaagatgttcacatttgtagatccagcctcactggctgctctgcaggaaacc atcttcatccactgcagtacagaggtgtgccatccatcatctggctcttgtgagcaaagctgcaccaggaaac gaagagacactcgtatcaaggctgtctctggggagcagactgtggtttctagtggagaagttactctggtcatgtaa